The proteins below are encoded in one region of Pomacea canaliculata isolate SZHN2017 linkage group LG7, ASM307304v1, whole genome shotgun sequence:
- the LOC112568565 gene encoding uncharacterized protein LOC112568565, translating to MKNMVLTTTVAAWLCVQAVYGQENSCSVHCTKEGCAKRVICNFSDIVLREKREFIISLRADSGDEMIADCNWVRSGKFDCDPATGYTCDPQLSVIFSVNITKPEKCIRSGEFLFEVAHEKPFSCKIAPAVQVLSEEKMNSDNASASTNHKSPNKCRNSTNENENGPNQNKRSTDESEDRCQEGASEQESNTGMIIGVVCPCLLAGVVASLLIVKRRKLVTFVRKRKGHKGTCVEGLAYNPAVKDFENKFLMPETADSTKADTLKETDDVS from the exons atgaaaaatatggtGCTCACAACAACAGTCGCTGCATGGTTATGTGTGCAGGCAGTTTATGGTCAAG AAAACTCATGTAGCGTTCATTGCACAAAAGAAGGTTGTGCCAAAAGAGTCATCTGCAACTTCAGTGATATTGTCTTAAGGGAGAAAAGGGAATTCATCATTTCACTACGTGCAGACTCTGGTGACG aaaTGATTGCAGACTGTAACTGGGTGCGATCAGGGAAATTTGACTGTGACCCTGCAACAGGCTACACCTGTGATCCGCagctttctgttatttttagtgTCAACATAACTAAACCTGAAAAATGTATAAGATCTggtgaatttttatttgaagttgCACATGAAAAACCATTCAGTTGTAAAATTGCACCAG CAGTGCAAGTTCTTTCTGAAGAGAAAATGAACTCAGACAATGCTTCAGCAAGTACAAATCATAAAAGTCCGAACAAATGTCGGAACAGCACAAATGAGAATGAAAATG GACCAAACCAAAATAAGAGAAGTACCGATGAAAGCGAAGATCGATGCCAAGAAG GTGCCTCAGAACAAGAAAGTAATACTGGGATGATCATAGGTGTGGTGTGTCCATGTCTATTAGCAGGCGTTGTGGCGTCGTTGCTGATTGTTAAGCGGAGAAAATTGGTGACCTTCGTCAGAAAACG AAAAGGACATAAAGGAACGTGTGTCGAAGGCCTGGCTTATAACCCTGCcgtcaaagactttgaaaacaaatttttgatgCCAGAGACAGCGGATTCTACTAAAGCAGACACACTGAAAGAGACAGATG ATGTATCTTAG
- the LOC112569625 gene encoding uncharacterized protein LOC112569625 isoform X2: MSQPRSVLTSLFTLLVFITVAYTHLENCAVLEFLHLSENMCIKQNDFVNLTFWLNTSGCETSDTLYRLTVKVKTDKYIADDEGRLTVINGTCDVTTGTLLRCVSPAGPVELYSKVNTSHIETEWKWWWKENGSYTHRSKTLHITACALSYVTNLTVNGQESKGTFIADVGQNISVYCAFTKGNPPTTFRLLDRNGGEIDVSKDESHIIHSLAAVSCEEDWPVIRCEGNRSTENKFVSLLVRCPPQFTDMAPKFVYPDVNDHVIFNIKAHSTTLSGCLLTRASTEENLRQKVNCSLHGIPPNLTLNITLHNEVKLILGNWTLNITNDMGSGEIVLTFIASSETTSRLITIIGVLSCAAILTIAVFFAIQRIKKQKGGKRTRLSAGNRDQAREITGFNSMD, from the exons ATGTCTCAACCACGCTCTGTACTAACAAGTTTGTTCACATTGCTTGTGTTTATTACAGTGGCTTATACACACCTGGAAAATT gtgcAGTGCTTGAATTTCTTCACCTGTCAGAAAATATGTGTATCAAGCAAAACGACTTCGTCAACCTAACCTTCTGGCTGAATACTTCAGGCTGTGAGACATCAGACACACTCTACAGACTAACCGTGAAAGTCAAAACAGACAAATACATCGCCGATGACGAAGGACGGTTAACTGTTATTAACGgcacgtgtgacgtcacaactggAACGTTACTCCGCTGTGTCAGTCCAGCTGGTCCCGTGGAGCTGTACAGCAAAGTGAACACATCACACATAGAAACTGAATGGAAATGGTGGTGGAAAGAAAATGGGTCGTATACACACAGGAGTAAAACATTACATATTACTGCTTGTG CACTTTCATACGTCACAAATCTAACTGTCAACGGACAGGAGAGTAAAGGAACTTTTATTGCTGACGTGGGTCAGAACATCAGCGTCTACTGCGCTTTTACTAAAGGAAACCCTCCAACTACCTTTCGTCTGTTAGACAGAAATGGAGGTGAAATAGATGTTTCTAAAGATGAAAGTCACATCATCCACTCACTAGCGGCTGTTTCGTGTGAAGAAGACTGGCCAGTCATCCGATGTGAAGGAAACAGgtctacagaaaataaatttgtatcatTGCTTGTAAGAT GTCCTCCACAGTTTACTGACATGGCCCCAAAATTCGTGTATCCAGATGTAAATGATCACGTGATATTCAATATCAAAGCTCACTCGACAACACTCAGTGGATGTCTGTTGACAAGAGCCTCTACAGAAGAAAACTTGAGACAAAAAGTGAACTGTAGTCTTCATGGTATTCCGCCGAACCTGACTTTAAACATCACTCTTCACAATGAAGTGAAGTTGATCCTGGGCAACTGGACATTAAATATTACCAATGATATGGGCAGTGGAGAGATAGTACTGACATTTATTGCCTCCTCTG AGACTACTTCAAGGCTTATTACAATTATCGGCGTGCTATCCTGTGCTGCAATTCTCACAATTGCTGTCTTTTTTGCCATTCAGAGGatcaaaaagcaaaaaggaG gTAAAAGGACCAG GCTGTCTGCGGGCAACAGGGATCAGGCAAGAGAAA TTACAGGATTTAATAGTATGGACTGA
- the LOC112569625 gene encoding uncharacterized protein LOC112569625 isoform X1 produces the protein MSQPRSVLTSLFTLLVFITVAYTHLENCAVLEFLHLSENMCIKQNDFVNLTFWLNTSGCETSDTLYRLTVKVKTDKYIADDEGRLTVINGTCDVTTGTLLRCVSPAGPVELYSKVNTSHIETEWKWWWKENGSYTHRSKTLHITACALSYVTNLTVNGQESKGTFIADVGQNISVYCAFTKGNPPTTFRLLDRNGGEIDVSKDESHIIHSLAAVSCEEDWPVIRCEGNRSTENKFVSLLVRCPPQFTDMAPKFVYPDVNDHVIFNIKAHSTTLSGCLLTRASTEENLRQKVNCSLHGIPPNLTLNITLHNEVKLILGNWTLNITNDMGSGEIVLTFIASSETTSRLITIIGVLSCAAILTIAVFFAIQRIKKQKGGKRTRYVCLILTMRVPLNFSCFCEFIIKINRYICISKLSKWKNIVSAECYKRVDIKASVTLLEQVLCTELIYSYEH, from the exons ATGTCTCAACCACGCTCTGTACTAACAAGTTTGTTCACATTGCTTGTGTTTATTACAGTGGCTTATACACACCTGGAAAATT gtgcAGTGCTTGAATTTCTTCACCTGTCAGAAAATATGTGTATCAAGCAAAACGACTTCGTCAACCTAACCTTCTGGCTGAATACTTCAGGCTGTGAGACATCAGACACACTCTACAGACTAACCGTGAAAGTCAAAACAGACAAATACATCGCCGATGACGAAGGACGGTTAACTGTTATTAACGgcacgtgtgacgtcacaactggAACGTTACTCCGCTGTGTCAGTCCAGCTGGTCCCGTGGAGCTGTACAGCAAAGTGAACACATCACACATAGAAACTGAATGGAAATGGTGGTGGAAAGAAAATGGGTCGTATACACACAGGAGTAAAACATTACATATTACTGCTTGTG CACTTTCATACGTCACAAATCTAACTGTCAACGGACAGGAGAGTAAAGGAACTTTTATTGCTGACGTGGGTCAGAACATCAGCGTCTACTGCGCTTTTACTAAAGGAAACCCTCCAACTACCTTTCGTCTGTTAGACAGAAATGGAGGTGAAATAGATGTTTCTAAAGATGAAAGTCACATCATCCACTCACTAGCGGCTGTTTCGTGTGAAGAAGACTGGCCAGTCATCCGATGTGAAGGAAACAGgtctacagaaaataaatttgtatcatTGCTTGTAAGAT GTCCTCCACAGTTTACTGACATGGCCCCAAAATTCGTGTATCCAGATGTAAATGATCACGTGATATTCAATATCAAAGCTCACTCGACAACACTCAGTGGATGTCTGTTGACAAGAGCCTCTACAGAAGAAAACTTGAGACAAAAAGTGAACTGTAGTCTTCATGGTATTCCGCCGAACCTGACTTTAAACATCACTCTTCACAATGAAGTGAAGTTGATCCTGGGCAACTGGACATTAAATATTACCAATGATATGGGCAGTGGAGAGATAGTACTGACATTTATTGCCTCCTCTG AGACTACTTCAAGGCTTATTACAATTATCGGCGTGCTATCCTGTGCTGCAATTCTCACAATTGCTGTCTTTTTTGCCATTCAGAGGatcaaaaagcaaaaaggaG gTAAAAGGACCAGGTATGTATGCTTAATCTTGACAATGAGAGTTCCACtaaattttagttgtttttgcgaatttatcataaaaataaacagatacaTTTGTATAAGTAAACTTTCTAAATGGAAAAATATTGTGAGTGCTGAGTGCTATAAGAGAGTAGACATAAAGGCATCAGTCACTCTGTTGGAACAGGTCTTATGTACTGAGCTGATTTACAGTTACGAGCATTAA